One window from the genome of Pseudonocardia hierapolitana encodes:
- a CDS encoding sugar transferase produces MGWDAIGWAIALTLALALRYEFDLDARDVSGIVQLIAVAVVAQVLIGVALQVYRGRHCIGSVDNIVDTSAAIALSGFVVFVANVVSVAEWIPRSVAIIGTPIMLLIAVGSRIGVGLYRDRRSRPDHSTAQRVIIFGAGVEGQQLSWSMFTDPDARYLPVAFLDDDPRRRALRVSGVGVQGTSADVAEVAARSQADLLAITGHHVDDVAIREITRVAADAGLEVKVVAPLAELLKPVPAALLIPSQAGSAGGGGRAVTRLPAAVESRAKRVVDITLSLIALIVFLPAFVVIPLVLMLTSGEVVYRAKRVGLGGEIFTMFKFTTMAPGDGGPRLTRAGDPRITRFGRWLRVTKLNELPQLVNVVKGEMSLVGPRPEDPRYAAYYSAEQRKVLAVRPGLASLAFLRFGDEEAYIERINPPDIETYYLNELLPEKLAIELRYVRNWTLRGDFRILARTLTGLLR; encoded by the coding sequence GTGGGTTGGGACGCCATCGGATGGGCGATCGCGCTGACCCTGGCGTTGGCGCTGCGGTACGAGTTCGATCTCGATGCCCGCGACGTCTCGGGGATCGTGCAGCTGATCGCCGTCGCCGTCGTCGCCCAGGTCCTCATCGGGGTGGCCCTGCAGGTATACCGCGGTCGACATTGCATCGGGAGCGTCGACAACATCGTCGACACGTCGGCGGCGATCGCTCTCAGCGGTTTCGTCGTGTTCGTGGCCAACGTCGTATCGGTCGCCGAGTGGATCCCGCGATCGGTCGCGATCATCGGCACTCCGATCATGCTTTTGATCGCTGTCGGATCCCGCATCGGGGTGGGGTTGTATCGCGACCGCAGGTCACGGCCCGATCACAGCACCGCGCAACGTGTGATCATTTTCGGGGCGGGGGTCGAGGGCCAGCAGCTCTCGTGGTCGATGTTCACCGACCCGGATGCCCGTTACCTGCCGGTCGCGTTCCTCGACGACGACCCGCGACGGCGCGCACTCAGGGTGTCCGGTGTCGGCGTGCAGGGCACGAGCGCCGACGTCGCCGAGGTGGCTGCCCGTTCCCAGGCCGATCTCCTCGCGATCACGGGCCACCACGTCGACGACGTCGCGATCCGCGAGATCACGCGCGTCGCCGCGGACGCCGGCCTCGAGGTGAAGGTCGTCGCGCCGTTGGCCGAGTTGCTCAAGCCCGTGCCGGCCGCGCTGCTGATCCCGTCGCAGGCAGGCTCGGCGGGGGGCGGCGGCCGCGCGGTGACGCGCCTCCCGGCGGCGGTCGAGAGCAGGGCCAAGCGCGTCGTGGACATCACGCTCTCCCTGATCGCGTTGATCGTCTTCCTCCCGGCCTTCGTCGTCATCCCTCTGGTGCTGATGCTCACCAGCGGTGAGGTCGTCTACCGGGCGAAGCGCGTGGGGCTGGGCGGCGAGATCTTCACGATGTTCAAGTTCACGACCATGGCGCCCGGTGACGGCGGGCCACGCCTCACCCGAGCCGGCGACCCGCGCATCACACGGTTCGGCCGCTGGCTGCGCGTGACCAAGTTGAACGAGCTGCCTCAGCTCGTCAACGTGGTCAAGGGCGAGATGAGCCTCGTCGGCCCGCGTCCGGAGGATCCGCGCTACGCCGCCTACTACTCGGCCGAGCAGCGGAAGGTGCTCGCCGTGCGACCCGGCCTGGCCAGCCTCGCGTTTCTCAGGTTCGGCGACGAGGAGGCGTACATCGAGCGGATCAACCCGCCAGACATCGAGACCTACTACCTGAACGAGCTCCTGCCGGAGAAGCTCGCCATCGAGCTCCGGTACGTCAGGAACTGGACGTTGCGAGGTGACTTCCGGATCCTCGCACGCACCCTGACAGGGCTCCTCAGGTGA
- a CDS encoding acyltransferase, with amino-acid sequence MTAEPDTHQVAATADVAGTARIGPGTRIWHLAQVEDGASLGRSCTVGRGACIGPGVTIGDHVKIQNYALVYAPASLGHGVFVGPAAVLTNDLHPRAVDSAGRLKSGDDWTPVGVAVREGASLGARSVCVAPVVIGRWAMVGAGAVVVSDVPDFALVVGVPARRIGWVGRAGVPLRQGDDGLWSCPQTGERYHEVDGNLDDFRT; translated from the coding sequence GTGACGGCGGAGCCGGACACCCACCAGGTGGCTGCCACGGCCGACGTCGCCGGCACCGCGCGAATCGGCCCCGGCACCCGTATCTGGCACCTGGCCCAGGTCGAGGACGGTGCGAGCCTCGGTCGTTCGTGCACCGTCGGGCGGGGGGCCTGCATCGGTCCCGGCGTCACGATCGGCGACCACGTCAAGATCCAGAACTACGCGCTCGTGTACGCGCCGGCATCGCTCGGGCACGGGGTCTTCGTCGGGCCGGCGGCTGTGCTGACCAACGATCTCCACCCGCGCGCGGTCGACAGCGCCGGCCGGCTCAAGTCCGGCGACGACTGGACGCCCGTCGGTGTGGCCGTGCGCGAGGGCGCGTCGCTCGGTGCCCGCTCCGTCTGCGTCGCGCCCGTCGTCATCGGACGGTGGGCGATGGTCGGTGCCGGCGCCGTCGTCGTGTCGGATGTCCCCGATTTCGCGCTTGTCGTCGGGGTGCCGGCGCGCCGGATCGGGTGGGTCGGGCGGGCGGGCGTGCCGTTGCGGCAGGGGGACGACGGTCTGTGGAGCTGTCCGCAGACCGGAGAGCGTTACCACGAAGTGGACGGTAACTTGGATGACTTCCGCACCTGA
- a CDS encoding DegT/DnrJ/EryC1/StrS family aminotransferase, translated as MTSAPEKIGIEPIPASGLQLGDGERAAIERVLASGMLAQGPEVAAFEAEFAEHVAGRPCVAVSSGTSALLLGLLALGIGPGDEVVVPSFSFAATANTVVLAGARPVFVDIEPRHFDLDPDAVRAAITERTAAIVAVHLYGHPAAMALLTEIADAHGLAIVEDAAQAHLARLAGRPVGTFGPVAAFSFYPTKNMTTGEGGMVVCADDATARRVRLLRNQGMEKRYANEVVGYNARMTDLQAAIGRVQLSRLPEWTNTRRRNAAFLTEALGAVAARSGLVLPSVAPAAEPVWHQYTVRAPRRDDVVARLSELGVPTGVYYPTPIHRLPAYDLDLDLPRTAEAARQVLSLPVHPNLSAAQLDHIIDAVERAVSS; from the coding sequence ATGACTTCCGCACCTGAGAAGATCGGGATCGAGCCGATCCCGGCGAGTGGCCTCCAGCTCGGCGACGGTGAGCGGGCGGCGATCGAACGGGTTCTCGCATCGGGGATGCTGGCCCAGGGCCCGGAGGTCGCGGCGTTCGAGGCGGAGTTCGCCGAGCACGTGGCCGGGCGACCTTGTGTCGCGGTGAGCTCCGGCACGAGCGCGCTCCTGCTCGGATTGCTCGCGCTCGGCATCGGACCGGGCGACGAGGTCGTCGTGCCGTCGTTCAGTTTCGCCGCCACCGCGAACACCGTCGTTCTGGCCGGGGCGCGCCCGGTGTTCGTCGACATCGAGCCGCGCCACTTCGATCTCGATCCCGATGCCGTGCGCGCGGCGATCACCGAGCGGACGGCGGCGATCGTCGCCGTGCACCTCTACGGCCACCCCGCCGCGATGGCGCTGCTCACCGAGATCGCGGACGCCCATGGGCTCGCCATCGTGGAGGACGCGGCTCAAGCGCATCTCGCCCGGCTGGCGGGCCGGCCGGTGGGCACCTTCGGACCGGTTGCGGCCTTCAGCTTCTACCCGACCAAGAACATGACCACCGGCGAGGGCGGCATGGTGGTGTGCGCGGACGACGCCACGGCGCGGCGCGTCCGGCTCCTCCGCAACCAGGGCATGGAGAAGCGGTACGCCAACGAAGTGGTCGGTTACAACGCCCGCATGACGGACCTCCAGGCGGCGATCGGTCGGGTGCAGCTGAGCCGTCTTCCGGAATGGACGAACACCCGGCGGCGCAATGCGGCGTTCCTGACCGAGGCCCTCGGCGCGGTGGCGGCACGCTCGGGTCTCGTGCTGCCCTCGGTCGCACCTGCGGCGGAGCCGGTGTGGCACCAGTACACCGTCCGTGCGCCACGCCGCGACGACGTCGTGGCGCGGCTGTCGGAACTCGGCGTGCCGACCGGGGTCTACTACCCGACCCCGATCCACCGGCTCCCGGCCTACGACCTCGATCTCGACCTACCCCGAACGGCTGAGGCGGCCAGGCAGGTCCTTTCCCTGCCGGTCCACCCCAACCTGTCGGCGGCGCAACTCGACCACATCATCGACGCGGTGGAGAGGGCGGTGTCCTCGTGA
- a CDS encoding Gfo/Idh/MocA family protein, giving the protein MNGILRAGLVGLGHMGRHHVRVLRSLPGVEFVAAVDAREDVRQRGAATGLEVVESVSELVRRGIDLCVVSSPTGTHEEIALELAEAGVATLIEKPVSHSSKSAQKILEAFQRSGVVGCVGHIERYNPALQQMRLRLDHGELGELYQVFTRRQGPFPARIADSGVIMDLASHDIDLTAWVTRSSYRSIAARTAHRSGREHEDLVSTVAELENGVVVTHLVNWLSPLKERVTTVTGERGCFTADTVTADLTFFKNGSEPVQWDRVASFRGVTEGDMIRYAIPKPEPLSTELSNFVAAVRGEAAEVVSLEEGLVTVRVAELMRESARAGRTVEVVL; this is encoded by the coding sequence GTGAACGGCATCCTGCGCGCGGGGCTTGTCGGCCTCGGTCATATGGGCCGCCATCACGTGCGTGTGCTCCGGAGCCTGCCGGGCGTCGAGTTCGTCGCGGCGGTCGACGCGCGCGAGGACGTGCGGCAGCGTGGCGCCGCGACCGGTCTCGAGGTGGTGGAGTCGGTATCGGAGCTCGTCCGGCGGGGGATCGACCTGTGTGTGGTGTCCTCACCGACCGGCACCCACGAGGAGATCGCGCTCGAGCTCGCCGAGGCCGGCGTCGCCACGCTCATCGAGAAGCCCGTCTCGCACAGCTCGAAGTCGGCGCAGAAGATCCTCGAGGCCTTCCAGCGGTCCGGAGTGGTCGGCTGCGTCGGGCACATCGAGCGGTACAACCCGGCCCTGCAGCAGATGCGCCTACGGCTCGACCACGGAGAGCTCGGCGAGCTCTACCAGGTTTTCACCCGGCGCCAGGGACCCTTCCCCGCGCGCATCGCCGACTCCGGTGTGATCATGGACCTGGCCAGTCACGACATCGACCTGACGGCGTGGGTGACCCGATCGTCGTACCGTTCGATCGCGGCGCGCACCGCTCACCGGAGCGGGCGCGAGCACGAGGACCTCGTGAGCACCGTCGCCGAGCTGGAGAACGGCGTGGTGGTGACGCACCTGGTCAATTGGCTGTCGCCGCTCAAAGAACGGGTGACGACCGTGACGGGCGAGCGCGGGTGCTTCACCGCCGACACGGTCACGGCCGACCTGACCTTCTTCAAGAACGGGTCCGAGCCGGTGCAGTGGGACCGGGTGGCGTCCTTCCGCGGGGTGACCGAGGGCGACATGATCAGGTACGCGATCCCCAAACCTGAACCGCTGTCCACGGAACTGTCGAACTTCGTGGCAGCCGTCCGTGGTGAGGCCGCGGAGGTCGTATCCCTGGAGGAGGGGCTCGTCACCGTGCGGGTGGCCGAGCTGATGCGCGAGTCCGCCAGGGCGGGCCGCACCGTCGAGGTCGTCCTGTGA
- a CDS encoding nucleotide sugar dehydrogenase, which translates to MRVTVVGLGKIGLPLAVQFAGRGHHTVGADIDESVIRAVEDARPPFPNEADLDERLAKVVADGFLEATTDTAAAVAAGEVVVVVVPLYVDARGEPEFSAIDAATRDIGRGLRPGTLVTYETTLPVGTTRNRIAARLGEASGLRAGGDYFLAFSPERVSSGRVFRDLARYPKLVGGIDDESGRRAVDFYNSALDFEERDDLPRRNGAWDLGSAEAAELAKLAETTYRDVNIGLANQFALYAESIGVDFLEVAAACNSQPFSHLHRPGIAVGGHCIPVYPWFYLGGDPAATIVRAAREANRAMPERCVDMLAERYGDLTGAVVVVLGACYRGGVKETAFSGVFATVDALRRRGARPQVEDPLLTAEELSGLGLEPYRSGTVVDAAVLQADHVEYQELTPSDLPGVKVVLDGRGVLDPARWPGVPVLRLGRGSR; encoded by the coding sequence GTGAGAGTCACCGTCGTGGGCCTGGGCAAGATCGGGCTCCCGCTCGCCGTGCAGTTCGCCGGACGGGGCCATCACACCGTCGGGGCGGACATCGACGAGTCCGTGATCCGGGCCGTCGAGGACGCGCGACCCCCCTTCCCCAACGAGGCCGATCTCGACGAGCGACTCGCCAAGGTCGTCGCGGACGGGTTTCTCGAGGCGACGACGGACACCGCCGCCGCGGTCGCGGCCGGCGAGGTCGTCGTCGTGGTGGTCCCGTTGTACGTCGATGCCCGTGGGGAGCCGGAGTTCTCCGCGATCGACGCGGCAACCCGGGACATCGGCCGTGGCCTGCGGCCGGGCACGCTGGTCACGTACGAGACGACACTCCCGGTCGGTACGACGCGCAACCGGATCGCCGCTCGGCTCGGGGAGGCGAGCGGGCTGCGTGCCGGAGGGGACTACTTCCTGGCGTTCAGCCCGGAGCGCGTGTCGTCCGGCCGCGTGTTCCGTGACCTCGCCCGGTACCCCAAGCTCGTCGGCGGTATCGACGACGAGAGCGGCCGGCGCGCCGTCGACTTCTACAACAGCGCGCTCGACTTCGAGGAACGCGACGACCTCCCGCGGCGGAACGGGGCATGGGACCTGGGGTCGGCGGAAGCCGCCGAGCTGGCCAAGCTGGCGGAGACGACCTATCGCGACGTGAACATCGGCCTCGCGAACCAGTTCGCGCTGTACGCGGAGAGCATCGGCGTCGACTTCCTCGAGGTCGCCGCGGCCTGCAACTCGCAACCGTTCAGCCACCTGCACCGTCCCGGTATCGCGGTCGGCGGCCACTGCATCCCGGTGTACCCGTGGTTCTACCTGGGTGGTGACCCGGCGGCGACGATCGTGCGTGCTGCTCGCGAGGCGAATCGGGCGATGCCGGAACGCTGTGTGGACATGCTGGCCGAGCGGTACGGCGACCTGACCGGAGCGGTCGTCGTGGTGCTCGGCGCGTGCTACCGGGGCGGGGTGAAGGAGACGGCGTTCTCGGGGGTCTTCGCGACGGTCGACGCGTTGCGCCGGCGCGGAGCACGGCCCCAGGTCGAGGATCCCCTGCTGACCGCGGAGGAGCTCTCCGGTCTCGGCCTGGAGCCGTACCGCTCCGGCACGGTCGTCGACGCCGCTGTGCTGCAGGCCGACCACGTCGAGTACCAGGAGTTGACGCCGAGCGACCTACCCGGGGTGAAGGTGGTTCTCGACGGACGGGGGGTCCTGGACCCCGCGCGGTGGCCCGGAGTACCGGTCTTGCGCCTGGGTCGCGGCAGCAGATGA
- a CDS encoding PIG-L deacetylase family protein codes for MITPKRVLVLSPHTDDAELGCGGTMARWIDEGAEMFTAAFSTAEKSLPPGSKEYRLKDECHLALDEIGVPRANRFIFDYPVRELGYHRQEVLEQMVRLNRELEPEVILSPSGTDLHQDHAVVHNECVRVFRHLTIMGYELPWNHITFPTQAFVVLQEEHLRRKWAALTKYESQLEMARPYFRYDFIESMARVRGVQVKTEFAEAYEMIRIRL; via the coding sequence GTGATCACGCCGAAGAGAGTTCTCGTCCTGTCCCCGCACACGGACGACGCGGAGCTGGGCTGCGGGGGCACGATGGCCCGTTGGATCGACGAGGGCGCGGAGATGTTCACGGCCGCGTTCTCGACCGCCGAGAAATCCTTGCCTCCGGGCTCCAAGGAGTACCGCCTGAAGGACGAGTGCCACCTGGCGCTCGACGAGATCGGCGTCCCACGGGCGAACCGGTTCATCTTCGACTACCCGGTCCGGGAGCTCGGCTACCACCGTCAGGAGGTGCTCGAGCAGATGGTCCGTCTCAACCGGGAGCTCGAGCCCGAGGTCATCCTCTCGCCGTCCGGAACCGACCTGCACCAGGACCACGCCGTGGTCCACAACGAGTGCGTCCGGGTGTTCCGACATCTGACGATCATGGGCTACGAGCTGCCGTGGAACCACATCACGTTCCCGACTCAGGCGTTCGTGGTGCTCCAGGAGGAGCACCTCCGCCGGAAGTGGGCCGCCTTGACGAAGTACGAGAGCCAGCTCGAGATGGCCAGGCCGTACTTCCGCTACGACTTCATCGAGTCGATGGCGAGGGTCCGCGGCGTGCAGGTGAAGACCGAGTTCGCCGAGGCGTACGAGATGATCAGGATCCGTCTGTGA
- a CDS encoding WbqC family protein, with amino-acid sequence MIVSVHQPNFAPWLGFFDKMVHSDVMVLLDSVQFIKRGYQNRAKIKGTGGPQWLTIPVISKGRYDQLTRDVEIDESRGWRSVHLRTLQSVLAKAPHRDEVLDFLDPIYAKEELHNLADFNTALIRGVVERLGITTQLLMASELGCQGSSSRLMLNLTKAVGGETYLSGPSGSNYLEPEMFPAEGVKLQYHRFEPFEYPQAFPPFAPGLSCLDYLANVGFRLWGGSTACGT; translated from the coding sequence GTGATCGTCTCGGTGCACCAACCGAACTTCGCACCGTGGCTCGGGTTCTTCGACAAGATGGTGCACTCCGACGTCATGGTCCTGCTGGACTCGGTCCAGTTCATCAAGCGTGGGTACCAGAACCGGGCGAAGATCAAAGGGACTGGCGGGCCGCAGTGGCTGACGATCCCCGTCATCTCGAAGGGACGGTACGACCAGCTCACCCGTGACGTCGAGATCGACGAAAGCCGCGGCTGGCGGAGCGTGCACCTCCGGACGCTGCAGAGCGTGCTCGCCAAGGCTCCGCACCGCGACGAGGTGCTGGACTTCCTCGATCCGATCTACGCCAAGGAGGAGCTGCACAACCTCGCGGACTTCAACACCGCGCTGATCCGCGGCGTCGTCGAGCGCCTCGGTATCACGACGCAGCTGCTCATGGCGTCGGAACTCGGCTGTCAAGGCAGCTCGTCGCGGCTCATGCTGAACCTGACCAAAGCGGTCGGCGGCGAGACGTACCTGTCCGGTCCCAGCGGCAGCAACTACCTCGAGCCGGAGATGTTCCCCGCCGAAGGAGTGAAGCTGCAGTACCACCGTTTCGAGCCGTTCGAGTACCCGCAAGCGTTCCCGCCGTTCGCCCCAGGGCTCAGTTGCCTCGACTACCTCGCGAACGTCGGGTTCCGTCTCTGGGGCGGGTCCACCGCGTGCGGAACTTGA